A window of Clavibacter michiganensis contains these coding sequences:
- a CDS encoding non-heme iron oxygenase ferredoxin subunit: MTAVRICGVDDLDVNEALRVEVDGLAIAIVKDSSGTVHAIGDTCTHGDISLAEGFVEGDTLECWAHGSKFSLETGKPRTLPAYEPVPVYPVSIVDGDIHIDTTPKS; this comes from the coding sequence ATGACCGCCGTCCGGATCTGCGGCGTCGACGACCTCGACGTGAACGAGGCGCTCCGCGTCGAGGTCGACGGCCTCGCCATCGCGATCGTGAAGGACTCCTCCGGCACGGTGCACGCCATCGGCGACACCTGCACGCACGGCGACATCTCGCTGGCCGAGGGGTTCGTCGAGGGCGACACCCTGGAGTGCTGGGCCCACGGGTCGAAGTTCTCCCTCGAGACGGGCAAGCCGCGCACGCTGCCGGCCTACGAGCCCGTCCCCGTCTACCCCGTGTCGATCGTGGACGGCGACATCCACATCGACACCACCCCGAAGAGCTAG
- the sufD gene encoding Fe-S cluster assembly protein SufD, which yields MTTPLATTEAPVPADQHGNRAHTDGGWATVPIQTRSERFTSTDVEAFEAVTGREAVWKLTPVRRLDDLIAGPLDGSRYPFASSDAAGTSVSWIPRDDARIGTAGAPEDRAQANAWSSFGEALAIDVTGEERVTVTVGRSELGSAPRAAHTVITAAPFSRGVVILDNAGSASLAENVEIVVGDQAELTVVTVQQWDDEARHLAAHQAVVGRDAKLKHVVVTLGGSIVRVNPSAHLSNEGADGELLGVYFADAGQHLEQQVYVDHDAPNTRSRVTYKGALQGKGARTVWIGDVLIRRSAPGTDSYEQNRNLVLTDGTRADSVPNLEIETGDIAGAGHASATGRFDDEQLFYLQARGITEEEARRLVVRGFLSEIVQQIGVPDLEERLQAAIEAELSASPSASPSASASAAVAR from the coding sequence ATGACGACCCCACTCGCCACCACAGAAGCCCCCGTCCCCGCCGACCAGCACGGCAATCGGGCGCACACCGACGGAGGGTGGGCGACAGTCCCCATCCAGACCCGTTCCGAGCGCTTCACGTCCACGGACGTCGAGGCGTTCGAGGCCGTGACCGGCCGTGAGGCCGTCTGGAAGCTGACGCCCGTCCGCCGGCTCGACGACCTCATCGCAGGTCCGCTCGACGGCTCGCGGTACCCGTTCGCCAGCTCCGACGCGGCCGGCACGTCCGTCTCCTGGATCCCCCGGGACGACGCGCGCATCGGCACCGCGGGAGCCCCCGAGGACCGCGCCCAGGCCAACGCCTGGTCGTCCTTCGGCGAGGCGCTCGCCATCGACGTCACGGGGGAGGAGCGCGTCACCGTCACGGTCGGCCGCTCCGAGCTCGGGTCCGCCCCGCGCGCCGCGCACACCGTCATCACCGCGGCGCCGTTCAGCCGCGGCGTCGTCATCCTCGACAACGCCGGATCCGCGTCGCTCGCGGAGAACGTCGAGATCGTCGTCGGCGACCAGGCCGAGCTCACGGTCGTCACCGTGCAGCAGTGGGACGACGAGGCGCGTCACCTGGCCGCGCACCAGGCCGTCGTCGGCCGCGACGCCAAGCTCAAGCACGTGGTGGTGACGCTCGGCGGATCCATCGTCCGGGTGAACCCCTCCGCCCACCTCTCGAACGAGGGCGCGGACGGCGAGCTCCTCGGCGTGTACTTCGCCGACGCGGGCCAGCACCTCGAGCAGCAGGTGTACGTCGACCACGACGCCCCCAACACCCGCAGCCGCGTCACCTACAAGGGCGCGCTGCAGGGGAAGGGCGCGCGCACGGTCTGGATCGGTGACGTCCTCATCCGCCGCTCCGCGCCGGGCACGGACAGCTACGAGCAGAACCGCAACCTCGTCCTCACGGACGGCACGCGCGCGGACTCGGTCCCGAACCTCGAGATCGAGACCGGCGACATCGCCGGCGCCGGCCACGCGAGCGCCACGGGCCGCTTCGACGACGAGCAGCTGTTCTACCTGCAGGCTCGCGGGATCACGGAGGAGGAGGCCCGTCGCCTCGTCGTCCGTGGCTTCCTCAGCGAGATCGTGCAGCAGATCGGCGTCCCCGACCTCGAGGAGCGGCTCCAGGCCGCCATCGAGGCCGAGCTCTCTGCCAGCCCGTCGGCCAGCCCGTCAGCCAGCGCATCCGCGGCGGTCGCCCGATGA
- the sufB gene encoding Fe-S cluster assembly protein SufB: MSDVLIDRPELESLGQYEFGWSDSDVAGASAKRGISPQVVADISRRKSEPEWMLANRMKGYELFGKKPMPTWGADLSGIDFDNIKYFVRSTEKQAQTWEDLPDDIKNTYERLGIPEAERQRLVSGVAAQYESEVVFHSIQKELEDQGVIFMDTDTALREHPELFKEYFGTVIPAGDNKFAALNTAVWSGGSFVYVPKGVHVEIPLQAYFRINTENMGQFERTLIIADEGSYVHYIEGCTAPIYKSDSLHSAVVEIIVKKDARVRYTTIQNWSNNVYNLVTKRATAAEGATMEWIDGNIGSKVTMKYPSIYLMGERAKGETLSVAFAGPGQHQDAGAKMVHMAPYTQSSIVSKSIARGGGRAGYRGEIRVDAAAHHSANTVRCDALLVDTISRSDTYPAIDIRVDDVQLGHEATVSRVSEEQLFYLMSRGMPEDEAMAMIVRGFIEPIARELPMEYALELNKLIEMGMEGSVG; the protein is encoded by the coding sequence ATGTCAGATGTGCTCATCGACCGACCCGAGCTCGAGAGCCTGGGGCAGTACGAGTTCGGCTGGTCCGACTCCGACGTCGCCGGCGCCTCGGCCAAGCGCGGCATCTCCCCGCAGGTCGTCGCCGACATCTCGCGGCGCAAGAGCGAGCCCGAGTGGATGCTCGCCAACCGCATGAAGGGCTACGAGCTCTTCGGCAAGAAGCCAATGCCGACGTGGGGCGCCGACCTCTCCGGCATCGACTTCGACAACATCAAGTACTTCGTGCGCTCCACGGAGAAGCAGGCCCAGACGTGGGAGGACCTGCCCGACGACATCAAGAACACGTACGAGCGGCTCGGCATCCCCGAGGCGGAGCGCCAGCGCCTCGTCTCCGGCGTCGCGGCCCAGTACGAGTCCGAGGTGGTCTTCCACTCCATCCAGAAGGAGCTCGAGGACCAGGGCGTCATCTTCATGGACACCGACACGGCGCTGCGCGAGCACCCGGAGCTGTTCAAGGAGTACTTCGGCACCGTCATCCCCGCGGGCGACAACAAGTTCGCCGCGCTGAACACGGCCGTCTGGTCCGGCGGCTCGTTCGTGTACGTGCCCAAGGGCGTGCACGTCGAGATCCCGCTGCAGGCGTACTTCCGGATCAACACCGAGAACATGGGCCAGTTCGAGCGGACGCTGATCATCGCGGACGAGGGCAGCTACGTCCACTACATCGAGGGCTGCACCGCCCCCATCTACAAGTCCGACTCGCTGCACTCCGCGGTCGTCGAGATCATCGTGAAGAAGGACGCCCGCGTCCGCTACACGACGATCCAGAACTGGTCGAACAACGTCTACAACCTCGTCACCAAGCGCGCGACGGCGGCCGAGGGCGCGACCATGGAGTGGATCGACGGCAACATCGGCTCCAAGGTCACGATGAAGTACCCCTCCATCTACCTCATGGGCGAGCGCGCCAAGGGCGAGACCCTCTCCGTCGCCTTCGCCGGCCCCGGCCAGCACCAGGACGCCGGCGCGAAGATGGTGCACATGGCGCCGTACACGCAGTCGTCGATCGTCTCGAAGTCCATCGCGCGCGGCGGCGGCCGGGCCGGATACCGCGGCGAGATCCGCGTGGACGCGGCCGCGCACCACTCCGCCAACACCGTCCGCTGCGACGCGCTGCTGGTCGACACCATCTCCCGCTCCGACACGTACCCCGCCATCGACATCCGCGTGGACGACGTCCAGCTCGGCCACGAGGCGACGGTCTCGCGCGTCAGCGAGGAGCAGCTGTTCTACCTGATGAGCCGGGGCATGCCCGAGGACGAGGCCATGGCCATGATCGTCCGCGGCTTCATCGAGCCCATCGCCCGCGAGCTCCCCATGGAGTACGCGCTCGAACTCAACAAGCTCATCGAGATGGGCATGGAAGGATCCGTCGGCTAG